A segment of the Campylobacter concisus genome:
TAAGCTAAGACCTACCATAAAAGGGGCAAAAATTTCACATTTACGTGATAAATTTCGCCTTATTTTAAGCACATCGACTTCGTAGTTAAGTGGCAAATAAAACAATACTTTCTTAGAATTTGTAAAATTTATCAATTTCAAAAGCGTTTTTGTAGCTTTATAGTGCGAGCATTTGGCCTTAAATTTAGTAAGTTTTATCAAATTTGCTCTTGCATTTTTTCTAAATTCATTTTTTTCTAAATTAACGCTCATTTTATGCTCTTTCTTGTATAATCCTGAAATCTTATTCAAAAGGAAATTTATGACATTAAAACGAGCAATTATAACATCACTTTGCATTTTTGCATTTTTTGGATGCGGCGACGAGAACAAGCAAAAAAAAGAGCAAAATACAAGCGAACAAACGCAAGGCAAAATTTTAGATAAAAATGCTAGCAAAGATGAAAATTTAAGCAAAGACTCACTCACTCCAAAAATGAGTGAAAATGCCCAAGATAGCGAGATAAAAGAGATAAATCTAAAGCTGCTAAGTGGAGCAACTATGCAGATTACAAAAAGAAGCAATGGCTTTGATGTAAAAGATGGCAAAAAAGCGACACTTTACGTATTTTTCGCCACTTGGTGCCCTCCTTGCAAGGCTGAGATCCCTCACCTAAACAACCTAAGCGAGAAATTTAAAAACGAGCTAGATATCGTTGGTGTGCTACTTGAAGACAAAAGTGAAGATGAAGTAAAAGATTTTGCTCAAAAATATAAAATAAAATATGAAGTCGCAGTTGGCGAAGGAAATTTTTTATTTGAAAAAGCAATGGGTGGCATAAAAGGCTTGCCTGCGTCAGCACTTTTTAAAGCAAATGGCGACTACGTTCAAGGCTACATCGGTCTTGTGCCTGAAGAGATGCTTGAAAATGACATAAATAGGGCAACAAAATAATGCTTGATTTTCTAAAAAAAGGCCTTGAGAAGACTTTTGGAGCGATAAGCTCAGCGAAGAAGTCAAAAAAGATAGACAAAGAAAGCTTAGAAGAAATTTTACTTGAGGCCGACGTAGCTTACGCGATCGTGGAAGAAATTTTATACTACTTACCGCCACAAGATGAAGTGAGCAGAGCTGATCTTAGGCGCGTTATGAGTAGCTATTTTATCTACGAAAATGAGCGTGTGATCGAGCCTGATAAGCCATTTGTCGATCTTATCCTCGGCGTAAATGGTGCTGGTAAGACGACAACCATCGCAAAGCTAGCAAATTTATATAAAAATAATGGCAAAAGCGTTATTTTGGGCGCTTGTGATACATTTAGAGCTGGAGCGATCGAGCAGCTCCGCCAGTGGTCAATTAGACTAAATGTGCCAATAGTCGCCACACAGCAAGGGCATGATCCTTCGGCTGTTGCTTACGATACGATCAGCTCAGCCCTTGCAAAAGGTATCGACCGAGTCATCCTTGACACAGCCGGCAGACTTCAAAACCAGACAAATTTAGCAAACGAGTTAGAAAAGATCGTTCGTATTAGCAAAAAGGCTTACGAAAAGGCACCTCACCGAAAAATTTTGATTCTTGATGGTACGCAAGGTAACGCCGGAGTTGCGCAAGCGAAAGCATTTAACGATATTGTCTCGCTTGATGGTGTCATCATCACAAAGCTTGATGGTACCGCAAAGGGTGGAGCGCTATTTGGCGTGGCAAGAGAGCTTGAGCTACCTATATTTTATATAGGCGTTGGCGAGAGCATGGATGATATCATCAAATTTAATCCAGACGAGTTTTTAGACGAGCTAATGGACGCCATTTTTGAGTAGGGTAAAATTTCTTAGTAAAATTTGCTTTTTCGCT
Coding sequences within it:
- a CDS encoding TlpA family protein disulfide reductase — its product is MTLKRAIITSLCIFAFFGCGDENKQKKEQNTSEQTQGKILDKNASKDENLSKDSLTPKMSENAQDSEIKEINLKLLSGATMQITKRSNGFDVKDGKKATLYVFFATWCPPCKAEIPHLNNLSEKFKNELDIVGVLLEDKSEDEVKDFAQKYKIKYEVAVGEGNFLFEKAMGGIKGLPASALFKANGDYVQGYIGLVPEEMLENDINRATK
- the ftsY gene encoding signal recognition particle-docking protein FtsY, translated to MLDFLKKGLEKTFGAISSAKKSKKIDKESLEEILLEADVAYAIVEEILYYLPPQDEVSRADLRRVMSSYFIYENERVIEPDKPFVDLILGVNGAGKTTTIAKLANLYKNNGKSVILGACDTFRAGAIEQLRQWSIRLNVPIVATQQGHDPSAVAYDTISSALAKGIDRVILDTAGRLQNQTNLANELEKIVRISKKAYEKAPHRKILILDGTQGNAGVAQAKAFNDIVSLDGVIITKLDGTAKGGALFGVARELELPIFYIGVGESMDDIIKFNPDEFLDELMDAIFE